AATTTCCTGTGTTGCAACTTCCATATGCTCCACATAATCCGTAACTATCGCAGTTATCTGTCGGCGCAGATAGGTAAATAAGCCAACTTCCAGTTTGGTTGTCCCATGTCCAGCGCTGTCCAACACCACTTGGACTCAACGTAAACCTTGTAGTAGTGGAGCCCAGAAGCTTGTAAGCATAATACACCTCCTTATTATCAATAACAACTTGATAGGAGAATATGGGATTTTTTGCTAAGCTTGGAACCCCACTAAATCCTAGGCCATTCCATGGTCCGGTTCGGAATTCCAAACTAGAGTCCTTCTTTATGAAATTTTGCGGATATCCGGTAGGATCACAGTGATATGTGTAGCCTCCAGGAGCTGGATCCTCGTAACTCTTCCACGATGAGAGGTAAACCTCTAGGCGAGTCACAAAATTTTGACCGAGCCTCATGCCTGGTAGAAACGTGTCAGTCGGATAATCAAAGCTCTGCCACAGAAACATCTCCAGATTAtcttgattttcatctttgacaACCAGGTTTCCAGTTTCTAACAACTGTGCAACTGGATTTGGTACAGATGTTGATGAATTAGTAGACCATATGATGCTGTTCGTACCATTTCGAAGAACAAGAAGTCCTGGCTTGATCACCTCCAATACCCCAGATGTATTTATGAGTGGAACCTCTCTGTTAGCTACCCATACCACAGTCGGAATTGATATTTTCTGGTACCATATACCTACGTATCTATTGTTTGAGTTACTCGGGCTGAAAAATCCCAGCACAAAGCTTCCACCAGCAGAAATGATGGTTTCACCATCTTTGATGAATTGAGTAGTTGTTAAGGTATCTGTTGCACAGGCAATTTTTTGAGTCAATAAtagaattgaaatcggaaacaGCAAGAGGATACCTTTAACTAGTGTCATCATCCTTCTAGATTTTGTGCTTCATTTCTCTGTATCTACTTCTATCCTCTGAAATAAGCGGATGAAGAGCGAAAAAGATAAACACTTCGAAGTTTTTGAAGCCGGGATTCACTTAAATTCTTCAATTAGACATTTGAGAGTTAGGATTTCACTTGATGGCCAGGTCAACATAAGAATCTTATCTGAAATCCTAATTAAATGATTCTACTCTGGCTGCTTAATTATTATACATTACATGCTGCAGACTTATATGTATTCACATTTAAGTTTGAAGTCAATGAAAACTGAGCTTGGAAATTGATACGAGAGTTTGATTAGGATGTATTTGGCTCAAAGCAGTGAAGTCAAGGGCTTGGTATCAAATTTTGTCCTCAAGAAGAATCGTTACTGTCATCAAGACTCAGACTATTCAATCTCTTCAGTGTCCACATTTAGAATATTAAACCAATAGGAATTTTCCTGCGATTGATGCCTAACGGAAATTAGTCCCCTAAGGGAATTTAAGCTTTCTGTCAATAATTCATAGAATTAGTAGAAACTTGGTTTCACAATAATTGAATTtaataaattagaaaaatctGGTCTTTTTCACTTCGGTTCTtatcaaataaataattattgcCCTGGATGGATGGGGAGAAGAAAAATATCAGTCgcagaaaaaaaagaatgaatcaACTTTAGCTGTGATTTCATCAATTGACTATATGTTACTTCATCCTTGCCAAAACATGCTTGCTATAATATGACATACTCCAATGACTTAGCTGTACTACTTGCATTAGTCAATTATGAAGGATGAATGGAACAAGGAAACCTTCAATTATATATTTGAGGAAAGATGATCGAATGTTGAGACGGGAACAATTCAAATTGACCGGAACAGCTCACCTATCACTTAACTTGCCATGAGGGGCGAAAAAATACCAAGTTTAGAGGAAAAATCATCACCAACCCTCAAGATTGTACTGTACAGAGGACTAGAAATGAATAATGAGTCGTTGGGAAACAGCAATTTATTTCAAGAACTACTCGCGGGAGTACCAGAAAGAGAATGGCAGGACAACGTCTGCAAAAACAAAAGACCAAGCAATCGAAGTTTTGGGTTTTTTCAAAATCCTTCTTACCAATATTCTCTGAAAGTGTCTTGTGCCAAATGCTTCACATGGCATTCTGATGTCGATCTTGGCATGGAACCGAGACAGAGAACTCAGTCTTCTATTGCTAGTTCCTAAACTAGTATAATGTGCCATCTGCATGAGCGATCGTACTTGACAAAATAAAAACCTTGTCATATAATTAACTCAGCGTCTTGCAAGCATATAATTAACCGTAGTGGGGAAGATTGAGAATTGGGAGAAAAAGGGAAACTTTCTTTGCTCATTTTTCACTGCAAATTTGTCATTCATCCGTAACTCGATTAGTACTGTCAAGTTTCAATTGATAGACCAGATTATTTTATGCAAACACAATATACTAAGTGTAAAAGTAGGAAAACTTTAATgacttctttctttccttcttctttttttttttttttccaagaacagaaaattacaaatatttatgatCACTACATCCTTATTAAGAGCCTAGGTGCGAAAGTTCAAAGGTCAACAGAGTGCAATTTCAGACTTTTTGTACTTGCTATTTGCATTCCGAACCGTGTTTAGCGCCGCGTTGTTTGTATCAAGGAAAAAGATAGTCCAACTGTGTTAAATCAAATAGCGTAtctatttttcatttctttgtcGTGGACTATTTGCTAGATTGGCATTTCTTGGTAAGTAAGAGCTTATTGcgccatttttttttccaaaacgtTACTTGTTAAtagtttgaattgaaattttgggaaGAAAGATTAGATGAGTTGTACTCGTAAAATTTTGCAACAAGTTGAATGTTTATGAAACAAATTAGAATTTTATGCATGGTCAAAGTTTTGATAAAACCTTGcactttaaaaaagaaattctttGACCCCTTCTTCCTTATAATTTCCTGGAAACTGTTGGCTAAAAGAAcagggaagaaagaaaggaaaaaaaaagggaaatggaAAGCAATATCAATCTCCTTAGACTGTTGGACATTAATCCAAATTCGGTATAAGACAAaacgttttttcttttttttttggaattctTTTATTGGGTCTTAGGATGCACTACCCTATTGAGCGAATCTTCTTTCGctaaatttatttaaattagaaacTATTTTCctctcataaaatttttttttgtgataagtCTAGTAAGAatgattttaaaatataaattaatctTACATGCACTTATATTGTTAGATCCATGGCACATATGTATAAAATTTAGATATCAAATTCAAATTGAAATTACTTGTCGTCATACATACAACAATGATAATATATGCACCGTCAATATATAAAAAGTTAATtcttaaaaatataatttgacaaatgaGTATTTATGTACaatttttgtatataaaaaaaaaaggtacaacTTTTGTACTTACCACTAGTTCAGGCATCGGCCCAATGAATGTCGACACCCATTAAAGTGTTGAATCCAAAAATATCAGGTGCCCAAACCCAATAGAGGCCTGCCCGTAATGGAGTGTCTTATCGAAGTGTCAACTGTAAGAAGAATGCTCTGGCAAGCCATTACCGCACTTGTCATATACGTTTAGGTACTTTGGTTATAGTCATCTTGGGAAAatgcgcaacggatcttctgtcttatatcctgtgccactctctattccactttttattatattgctatttttcctacataaatattatgttttagtccttttttgttttcttaacattcaataactattaattgaataaaaaataaatacaacaggtttaaaaaagtaatatataatagaaaattaaaaaatacaatagaaaattcataaaaaatctcatttttttatacattttaattttttgagtttgttaaattttgtatattacttagttaatagttattgaatgttaaggaaacaaaaaagaactaaaacatgatatttatataggagaaatagtaatataataaaaagtgggacagagagtaGTGGCACAGGGTATGaaacagaagatccgttgcgggGAAAATGTGGCTCACAAAACGGAAAACAGGAATTAACTAAAATTAAGGTCATATTTGGATTGTGAATTTtcatagaaattttttttacatattttaaaattatttttttatctcatatacatcatatCACTATAATAtactttttaacaaaaattctaaaagttatatacataatatttaatagtaaaatagtccttctttcttctttttttttctatttaaagtCAAATGTATATTAACTCTCACTTTGTTCCACTAATTCCACAAACTAACAAGTAAGACCTAAAACCTGAGTAgcccttgtttggattgccgtttttcgtcgaaaaattacgttgttttccgtgatcacatttttttattatttttttctcatatacatcaaatcgctataataatttttatatgaaaaatgacgaaaaatgcaatccaaacgacGGATCCCTATGTTCTTTTTTTAACTATCGTAGGTGACCATATAATTGCTTGGAAGAAAAAGAGGCGGAATGCCCATAACAAGAATTGGCAGCCGTGCTAGTCTGCCTTGACTCGTTGGCTTATGACCGTTGACCAATCAACTCTTAACTTTTTGTTGGCGTAATCCCTTATTCTCTTTCTCAACACAAAGTCAAAGATAATTGGGCTAAGTTTTAAGTTTATTGTCGAGCTGTCTCTAATTATATAACCACGTCAGTTAGTACAATTCTCTAATTATATCTAATTtatatcttcttcttctccagttctaaaaataattaaaaaagatACCCACACTCTCACGACCTTTCATCTAATTTATTGGATTCCTTTTTGATAATATCGAAAAAgattttgtttcaattaataGACGACTTTACCTTTCTTAGTTAACCTTAAACGATCAGCAATTGaactaaaaaaattttgggtccTTAGGAGAAACtctaaataacaaaataaaagagagagcCAAAGCTAGGATTGAAAAAACGCCTCTTACTTTCCTAATTCAAAGACGACAAAGTTCTGCATGAGAATAAAAAAAGGCGGCCATTGACCGAAAGCGAGAGGCAATTTCTTTCCGATCGCTTCTTGTAAGAGTTAGCGGGCAAGCCAGCCCAAGGCCAACCGGCCTTCGCGTAAAACTAGCTGTACTTTAGTTGTCTCCCCCCAAAGGGCTCTTTCTCTCCCACTTCTGAGAAACCCCCACTCTCCTTTCGACCTATCTCCATGTCCTATATACATCCCCACAATCCCCCAAGCCACCTCACAAACCAAACATACTACTCCTCTGCAAGTTTTATCCAGTATCAACTCTCTCTTTTTCCAAAATGGCGTCCAAGTCTCAGTCAAATTTCCATGATTTCTTGCCTCTTATGGCTGAGAAGCTAGGTGGGGATGGACTGATTGGTGAGCTGTGCCATGGGTTTCAGCTATTAATGGATAGTGATAAAGGGGTCATCACATTCGAGAGTCTGAAGAGGAATTCTGCTCTCTTGGGATTACAAGACTTAAATGATGAAGATCTGAGGAGTATGCTTGAAGAAGGAGATTTTGATGGAGATGGGGCTCTCAATCAAATGGAGTTCTGCGTGCTCATGTTCAGATTGAGTCCTGAGTTGATGGAACAGTTTCAGTTTTTGTCAGAAGAAGCTCTTCAACAGGAGTTCAACGATCATGACTTTGTCTTGTAATTTACCACTTCTGTTCAACACAATTCTTGATCATTAATTGtacaagtttggatttttaTGTGAGAATATACAACAGTTAAATGACGAAACAAATTTATTCAACCCATTTAATTTGAATTTGTTTTGGGTTATACATTTTTCGCTGATTGATTAATAATTTTCTTGATATGAGATTGACTTTTGAGATCTCTAGATaacagaaagggaaaaaaa
Above is a genomic segment from Coffea eugenioides isolate CCC68of chromosome 5, Ceug_1.0, whole genome shotgun sequence containing:
- the LOC113772107 gene encoding calcium-binding protein KRP1-like translates to MASKSQSNFHDFLPLMAEKLGGDGLIGELCHGFQLLMDSDKGVITFESLKRNSALLGLQDLNDEDLRSMLEEGDFDGDGALNQMEFCVLMFRLSPELMEQFQFLSEEALQQEFNDHDFVL